In Vigna radiata var. radiata cultivar VC1973A chromosome 3, Vradiata_ver6, whole genome shotgun sequence, the following proteins share a genomic window:
- the LOC106757016 gene encoding anthranilate synthase alpha subunit 1, chloroplastic isoform X1 → MLSVTFSMSPTAVMPAKTSLAFSHHIVPSGKGLYPITFTGASSSRAPLKWRCSSFPSSYHVEEEAKFVEASKNGNLIPLCQCIFSDQLTPVLAYRILVKEDDREAPSFLFESAEPSYHASSVGRYSVVGANPTMEVVAKENKVTIIDHESGNLIEKNVDDPIMIPKKISEDWKPCLIDKLPDAFCGGWAGYFSYDTVRYVEKKKLPFSNAPKDDRNLADIHLGLYESVIVFDHVEKKAYVILWIRTDRYSSVERAYKDGTERLEKLVAKLQYGQPPRLAPGSVDLQTHHFGPQLKRSSMTKEAYKEAVLQAKEHIKAGDIFQIVLSQRFERRTFADPFEVYRALRVVNPSPYMAYLQARGCILVASSPEILTRIKKNKIVNRPLAGTARRGKTPEEDARLESLLLKDEKQCAEHVMLVDLGRNDVGKVAKSGSVKVEQLMNIERYSHVMHISSTVSGELQEHLSSWDALRSALPVGTVSGAPKVKAMELIDELEVTRRGPYSGGFGYICFSGEMDVALALRTMVFPTGTRYDTMYSYKDLNQRREWIAYLQAGAGIVADSVPEDEHQECQNKAAALARAIDLAESSFVHK, encoded by the exons ATGCTCTCTGTTACATTTTCAATGTCTCCTACTGCAGTCATGCCTGCAAAGACCTCCCTAGCCTTCTCCCACCACATTGTTCCTTCCGGCAAGGGTCTTTATCCGATAACATTCACGGGCGCTTCATCCTCACGCGCTCCTCTTAAGTGGAGGTGTTCTTCATTTCCAAGCTCTTACCATg ttGAGGAAGAAGCAAAGTTTGTAGAAGCTTCAAAGAATGGGAACTTGATTCCACTCTGTCAGTGTATATTCTCTGACCAGCTTACTCCTGTTCTTGCTTACCGAATTTTAGTCAAGGAAGATGATCGAGAGGCTCCAAGCTTTCTTTTTGAGTCTGCAGAGCCTAGCTATCATGCTTCAAGTGTT GGACGCTATAGTGTTGTGGGAGCTAACCCAACCATGGAAGTTGTGGCCAAAGAAAATAAGGTTACCATAATTGACCATGAATCTGGAAATTTAATAGAGAAGAATGTTGATGATCCTATAATGATTCCGAAAAAAATCTCAGAGGACTGGAAACCCTGTCTCATTGATAAACTTCCGGATGCATTCTGTG GTGGCTGGGCTGGTTATTTCTCTTATGACACAGTTCGATAtgtggaaaagaaaaagttaccATTCTCAAATGCTCCAAAGGATGATAGAAACCTTGCTGACATACATCTTGGTTTATATGAGAGTGTGATTGTGTTTGACCATGtggaaaag AAAGCATATGTGATTCTTTGGATAAGAACTGATAGGTACTCCTCAGTTGAGAGGGCCTACAAGGATGGAACCGAAAGATTAGAAAAATTGGTGGCCAAATTACAATATGGCCAACC TCCAAGGTTGGCTCCAGGCTCTGTGGATTTACAGACTCATCATTTTGGTCCACAATTGAAGAGGTCGAGCATGACTAAAGAAGCATACAAGGAGGCAGTACTTCAGGCAAAAGAGCATATTAAAGCAGGGGATATTTTCCAGATTGTGTTAAGTCAGAGATTTGAGCGAAGAACATTTGCTGATCCATTTGAAGTTTATAGAGCATTGAGAGTTGTGAACCCAAGTCCATATATGGCCTATTTGCAG GCCAGGGGATGTATTTTAGTTGCTTCAAGTCCAGAGATTCTTACGCGTATAAAGAAG aACAAGATTGTGAACCGTCCATTGGCTGGGACAGCTAGAAGGGGTAAAACACCTGAAGAAGATGCAAGGTTAGAATCATTACTTCTGAAAGATGAAAAGCAATGTGCAGAGCATGTGATGTTGGTGGATTTGGGACGCAATGACGTAGGAAAG GTTGCTAAAAGTGGTTCTGTGAAAGTGGAACAACTTATGAATATTGAACGATACTCGCATGTGATGCACATAAGCTCAACGGTAAGTGGAGAGTTGCAAGAGCATTTGAGTAGCTGGGATGCCCTGCGTAGTGCATTGCCAGTGGGAACTGTGAGTGGAGCACCAAAGGTGAAGGCGATGGAGTTGATTGATGAGTTAGAGGTGACAAGAAGAGGGCCTTACAGCGGAGGATTTGGATACATATGTTTCTCCGGCGAGATGGATGTGGCTCTTGCTCTGAGGACAATGGTATTTCCGACAGGAACAAGGTATGACACAATGTACTCATACAAAGATCTCAACCAGCGACGCGAGTGGATTGCTTACCTTCAAGCTGGTGC
- the LOC106757016 gene encoding anthranilate synthase alpha subunit 1, chloroplastic isoform X2 codes for MIERLQAFFLSLQSLAIMLQVFVVGANPTMEVVAKENKVTIIDHESGNLIEKNVDDPIMIPKKISEDWKPCLIDKLPDAFCGGWAGYFSYDTVRYVEKKKLPFSNAPKDDRNLADIHLGLYESVIVFDHVEKKAYVILWIRTDRYSSVERAYKDGTERLEKLVAKLQYGQPPRLAPGSVDLQTHHFGPQLKRSSMTKEAYKEAVLQAKEHIKAGDIFQIVLSQRFERRTFADPFEVYRALRVVNPSPYMAYLQARGCILVASSPEILTRIKKNKIVNRPLAGTARRGKTPEEDARLESLLLKDEKQCAEHVMLVDLGRNDVGKVAKSGSVKVEQLMNIERYSHVMHISSTVSGELQEHLSSWDALRSALPVGTVSGAPKVKAMELIDELEVTRRGPYSGGFGYICFSGEMDVALALRTMVFPTGTRYDTMYSYKDLNQRREWIAYLQAGAGIVADSVPEDEHQECQNKAAALARAIDLAESSFVHK; via the exons ATGATCGAGAGGCTCCAAGCTTTCTTTTTGAGTCTGCAGAGCCTAGCTATCATGCTTCAAGTGTT TGTTGTGGGAGCTAACCCAACCATGGAAGTTGTGGCCAAAGAAAATAAGGTTACCATAATTGACCATGAATCTGGAAATTTAATAGAGAAGAATGTTGATGATCCTATAATGATTCCGAAAAAAATCTCAGAGGACTGGAAACCCTGTCTCATTGATAAACTTCCGGATGCATTCTGTG GTGGCTGGGCTGGTTATTTCTCTTATGACACAGTTCGATAtgtggaaaagaaaaagttaccATTCTCAAATGCTCCAAAGGATGATAGAAACCTTGCTGACATACATCTTGGTTTATATGAGAGTGTGATTGTGTTTGACCATGtggaaaag AAAGCATATGTGATTCTTTGGATAAGAACTGATAGGTACTCCTCAGTTGAGAGGGCCTACAAGGATGGAACCGAAAGATTAGAAAAATTGGTGGCCAAATTACAATATGGCCAACC TCCAAGGTTGGCTCCAGGCTCTGTGGATTTACAGACTCATCATTTTGGTCCACAATTGAAGAGGTCGAGCATGACTAAAGAAGCATACAAGGAGGCAGTACTTCAGGCAAAAGAGCATATTAAAGCAGGGGATATTTTCCAGATTGTGTTAAGTCAGAGATTTGAGCGAAGAACATTTGCTGATCCATTTGAAGTTTATAGAGCATTGAGAGTTGTGAACCCAAGTCCATATATGGCCTATTTGCAG GCCAGGGGATGTATTTTAGTTGCTTCAAGTCCAGAGATTCTTACGCGTATAAAGAAG aACAAGATTGTGAACCGTCCATTGGCTGGGACAGCTAGAAGGGGTAAAACACCTGAAGAAGATGCAAGGTTAGAATCATTACTTCTGAAAGATGAAAAGCAATGTGCAGAGCATGTGATGTTGGTGGATTTGGGACGCAATGACGTAGGAAAG GTTGCTAAAAGTGGTTCTGTGAAAGTGGAACAACTTATGAATATTGAACGATACTCGCATGTGATGCACATAAGCTCAACGGTAAGTGGAGAGTTGCAAGAGCATTTGAGTAGCTGGGATGCCCTGCGTAGTGCATTGCCAGTGGGAACTGTGAGTGGAGCACCAAAGGTGAAGGCGATGGAGTTGATTGATGAGTTAGAGGTGACAAGAAGAGGGCCTTACAGCGGAGGATTTGGATACATATGTTTCTCCGGCGAGATGGATGTGGCTCTTGCTCTGAGGACAATGGTATTTCCGACAGGAACAAGGTATGACACAATGTACTCATACAAAGATCTCAACCAGCGACGCGAGTGGATTGCTTACCTTCAAGCTGGTGC